The sequence TGCGCCGGCTCGAAGCGATGCGGCAGCGTCAGGACCAGGAGCTGGCCTTCCGAAAACTCGAGCAGGTCAGCAAACCTGAGATGGCATTCGCCCTTCTCGATCCGCGTGATGTCGTCGCCGCGCTTGCCCCTTGTAAGGAGCTGGCAGAGCCGGCCATAGGCGGCGCGGTCGCGCGGGTATACGAGAATATCGGTCGTGCCGTCGATGAAGACGATGCGCGCGCCGATCAGCAGCTTTGGCTTGTGCAGCACCTCCGAATTGTCGAGCTCCTTATAGGCGCGCACCACGCCAGCGAGCGTGTTGTGATCGGCAATGCCGATCGCGGGAATGCCGAGGAGGCTGGCCTGATGCACATAGGCGCGCGGATCCGAGCCGCCGCGCAGGAAGGAGAAGTTTGTGGTGATGCCGATCTCGGCGTATGCGGGCGTGCTCATGCGAAGAGACCGTGCACATACCAGTTGGGCGGAACGGGTTTGCCGTCGTCGTCGAAGCATTCCCCCTCGTAGAGACCGTCGCGAAAGATCCAGAAGCGCAGGCCCTCGGCATCCTCGATGCGGAAATAATCCCGGGTCAGCTGCTTGCCGGCCTGCCGCCACCATTCCATGGCGATGCGCTCGGGCCCTTCCACCCGCACCACGGCATGCAGCGCGCGGCGCCAGGTGAATTGATGCGGCGGGCCGTCAGGCACGGTCGCGAACGGCACCTTGATCGGCTCCGGTCTGTCGAACAGCCGCAACGGGCGCAGCGGCGGCTCGCTTCTCGCGCGTGCCGGCCATTCGGCCTGCATCGCCGCGGCCAGATGATGCTGCGCGGGCGTGGTCAGCACCGCGCATTCGGGAATATGCGTATCTTGCGGTAGATGGACGACGACGCGCTTGCCCCCGATGCGCGCAGCGATGCGGTCGATCAGCGCGGCGAGTTCGTCATTGTCGTGGACATGGGCGTCGAGATCGCGCTGCTCCTGCACCACGATCTCGGTGCGGCTCGCCGACAGGCGCACCATGTCGAAGCCGAAGCCGGGATCCAGCGGATCGGCGAGCGCATCGAGCCGCTCGCGGAACAGGCGGTCGATCACGGCACTTCGCGTCACCGGCCGCCCGGTCTCGACCGTGATCGCGCGCACCACGCCGTCGGTGCGGAAGAACGCGGCCTCCAGGCGCCGCGCGCCCTTGCCCTGTTTCTCCATGGACGCAATCAACGTGTCGGCCAGCCGCGACAGCGTCATCGCGATCATGGTGTCGGTCGCGATCGGCTCGGCGAAGCGCTTCTCGACGATGTAGTCGGGCAGCGGCTTGCGCGGATTGATCGGCGCGTCGCCCTGCCCCAGCGCATGCGCGAGCAAGGTCGAGAACCGTGCGCCGAAACGCGCCGTGATTTCACTCGGCGCGCGCGAGGCAACGTCGCCGATAGTCTTCAGGCCGGCGCGGCGCAGGCCGGTGGTGATAGCCTCGTCCGCACCGAGCGCGGACACCGGAAACCGGTCGATCGCCGCAACCTCACCGCCATTGGCGACGATCGTGCCCGTGGCCTGCCGCGTCAGCGTACGCGCGCAAACCGAGGTGCCGGCAATGGCCGCGCTGACGGCAAAGCCCTGACGTCCGAGCGCTCGGAGCAGCGTCTGCAACAGCGCAGCCTCGCCGCCGAACAGATGCGCACAGCCGGTGATGTCGAGGAACAGCCCGTGCGGCGCATCGAGCGCCACCAGCGGTGTGAAGCGGTCGCACCAGTCGGCGATGTCGCTCAGCGTCTTGGCATCGGCCACGACATCGGCGTCGAACACCTTTAAATCCGGACACATCGCCCGCGCATTGGCGAGCGGCTGGCCGATATGCAGGCCAAGGCGCTCGGCGGCCTCATCGAGTGCATGGATCACCAGCGCGTTGCTATCCTTGATGACAACAATACTCGGCTCACCCTGCGCGCCGTTGCTCGGCGGAAAAAACCGCTGAATCCGGTCGATGGGCAGGCGCGGCAGCCACAGGCTGAGGATACGCCGACGGTTCACTGAACTGGCACTCATCACATTTCCATTCCATGATCCAGCGGCCACACGGGCCATGACGATTGCGCAACAGCTCGGCATCAAAGCGCGGCGCGCCCCAGGCGCTCCAAGGCGCCGCAGGCACTGATGCCGAGCCAGGCGGCGAATGCGCGGCGCGCAACATCCATCGCGTCTCCGCGGTCGAAGGCAGCGGCTGCGCGGCCATGCGCAGCATCAGGCCGGTGACACCGGACGCTTGCGCGGCCAAGGTGAGCTTGCGGCTTGCGACGAGATCGAACTGCCTCATCTCGCCCCAGAGCTCGAGCACGACCGCGCCGAGCGCATCGCAGGCGAGCGCATCGGCCGAGGTGCGCAGCGCGCTCTCGACATCGGCGGCGCGCACCATCACCACACGGCGCGGATCGAGGCCGAGCTCGGCGAGCCCGCTCATCGACAGCGCGCCGGTTTCAATTTCAGAGAAGTCCTGCCGCACCCATAGCAGCGGCCGGCGCGCCGTCACGCGTCCCGCAAGCCCGGTGACAAAGCCCGTCGCAGCCGCGCCCTGCCGCCCTTCGCAAAACACCTCGTGGATCGCCGCGCGCGCGAGCCCGCCCTTCAAGGCGCGGTCGGCCTCGTCGTGGCCGAGCGCGACGCGGTCATACTGATGCACGACCTCCGCCGTCTCGATGCGCTCGATCTGGCCGCGCAAGGTCGCAAGCGCGCTTCCACGTGCGCCGCTCATGCTCGCCGCTCCTTCAGGGTGATTGCCGAGGTTCTCAAAAATAAGAACCTGCGGCTGGCTCATTTGTTCATGATATGTTCTAATATAAAGCTAACGAGGTCGGATGAGTCAATCGAATTGGTGCTCATTCGGATTCGTGAGCTGAATCAAAGGGATTCCACGATGGACGTGCAACGCAAGCTGGAAATTCTCGCAGACGCCGCCAAATACGACGCGTCCTGCGCCTCCAGCGGCACCGAGAAGCGGGATTCCAGCGACGGCAAGGGCATGGGCTCGACCGCGCCAGGCATGGGCATCTGCCATTCCTACGCGCCGGACGGACGCTGCATCTCGCTGCTCAAGGTGCTGCTGACCAACGCCTGCAATTACGATTGCCTCTATTGCGTCAACCGCGCCTCCTCGAACGTAGCACGCGCCCGCTTCACCATCGACGAATTGGTCAAGCTGACGCTCGACTTCTACCGGCGCAACTACATCGAGGGCCTGTTCCTCTCCTCCGGCATCATCCGCAATCCCGACTACACCATGGAGCAAGTGGTCAGTGTCGCGCGCAAACTGCGCGAGGAGCATCACTTCCGCGGCTACATCCATCTGAAAACCATTCCGGAGGCCGCCGACGCGCTGATCGCGGAGGCCGGCAAATATGCCGACCGTCTCTCCATCAACATCGAGATGCCGCAGGAGACCAGCTTGCAGCAATTCGCGCCGGAGAAGGACGTGCGCGCGATCCGCCGCACCATGGGTCGGCTGCGGCTGAAGCTGGACGAGGCCGAGGACAGCCGCAGTGCAAAGACGAAAGCGAAGCCGCAGCGTTTCGCGCCGGCCGGACAAAGCACGCAGATGATCGTCGGCGCCGATAGCGCGACCGATCATACCATCCTGCACACCAGTGCCAATCTCTACGGCTCCTACCGGCTGCGGCGCGTCTACTACTCCGCCTTCAGCCCGATCCCCGACGCCAGCCGCGCCTTGCCTCTGGTACAGCCGCCGCTGCTGCGCGAGCACCGGCTCTACCAGGCCGATTGGCTGATGCGGTTCTACGGTTTCGACGTCGGCGAGATCGTCGACGAGCGCGCGATGCTGCCGCTCGAGATCGATCCAAAACTCGC comes from Bradyrhizobium diazoefficiens and encodes:
- a CDS encoding Y-family DNA polymerase codes for the protein MSASSVNRRRILSLWLPRLPIDRIQRFFPPSNGAQGEPSIVVIKDSNALVIHALDEAAERLGLHIGQPLANARAMCPDLKVFDADVVADAKTLSDIADWCDRFTPLVALDAPHGLFLDITGCAHLFGGEAALLQTLLRALGRQGFAVSAAIAGTSVCARTLTRQATGTIVANGGEVAAIDRFPVSALGADEAITTGLRRAGLKTIGDVASRAPSEITARFGARFSTLLAHALGQGDAPINPRKPLPDYIVEKRFAEPIATDTMIAMTLSRLADTLIASMEKQGKGARRLEAAFFRTDGVVRAITVETGRPVTRSAVIDRLFRERLDALADPLDPGFGFDMVRLSASRTEIVVQEQRDLDAHVHDNDELAALIDRIAARIGGKRVVVHLPQDTHIPECAVLTTPAQHHLAAAMQAEWPARARSEPPLRPLRLFDRPEPIKVPFATVPDGPPHQFTWRRALHAVVRVEGPERIAMEWWRQAGKQLTRDYFRIEDAEGLRFWIFRDGLYEGECFDDDGKPVPPNWYVHGLFA
- a CDS encoding ImuA family protein — encoded protein: MSGARGSALATLRGQIERIETAEVVHQYDRVALGHDEADRALKGGLARAAIHEVFCEGRQGAAATGFVTGLAGRVTARRPLLWVRQDFSEIETGALSMSGLAELGLDPRRVVMVRAADVESALRTSADALACDALGAVVLELWGEMRQFDLVASRKLTLAAQASGVTGLMLRMAAQPLPSTAETRWMLRAAHSPPGSASVPAAPWSAWGAPRFDAELLRNRHGPCGRWIMEWKCDECQFSEPSAYPQPVAAAPAHRPDSAVFSAEQRRAG
- a CDS encoding putative DNA modification/repair radical SAM protein produces the protein MDVQRKLEILADAAKYDASCASSGTEKRDSSDGKGMGSTAPGMGICHSYAPDGRCISLLKVLLTNACNYDCLYCVNRASSNVARARFTIDELVKLTLDFYRRNYIEGLFLSSGIIRNPDYTMEQVVSVARKLREEHHFRGYIHLKTIPEAADALIAEAGKYADRLSINIEMPQETSLQQFAPEKDVRAIRRTMGRLRLKLDEAEDSRSAKTKAKPQRFAPAGQSTQMIVGADSATDHTILHTSANLYGSYRLRRVYYSAFSPIPDASRALPLVQPPLLREHRLYQADWLMRFYGFDVGEIVDERAMLPLEIDPKLAWALRHRDRFPLDVNRASREELLRVPGFGTKAVERIIATRRTTTIRLSDLARLHVPRHKALPFIVLSDHRPSPHRLDEARLIERFKPKATQLGFGF